The nucleotide window TTTGCAAATTGTGCAAAGACTCAAAGGCGCAGAATACCTGCAAAGTATTGTAAATTTACTCGTCTTCCCTGATTTTATGAGTGAACTTTTGCAACAATGGCAGGAGCATGAGTCTGACCGTGCTAAGCTGCAGAATATTCAAAAGCTAGATGCATTCCAAAAGGAAGAGTCGGCGAAGACATTCGGGCCTATTGGTCCGGCTCCGCCACCTCCAAAGTCGCCGACGCCATCTGAATTGAAAAATGAAGCGCTCTTTAACATCCAATCCATGATTCCGAAATAAGGTTTATGAAAAATGGATGCTTATTTAGGTACCATTGAAGACTTCAGATTTATAACAACCGATTTCCTAACTAATGCAGCTTTGAGTTTTGCCAGCTCTTTGTTCGTTAAGGAACCAGATTTTGACGCGGTCATAGGAATTGCCAGGAGTGGTTTAATTCCTGCGTCGGTAATTGCTTGTCATTTTAATCTGCCTCTCTTTTCCTTTAATACTCGCGATAAAAAGTTGCAATACCTTTCTGGCGGTTTACGCGCACCTGAAAATCCAAAGATCAAAAAGCCGCTTGTCGTCGAGGACTCCTATGCGCATGGCTATTCTGCATCCCTTATCCAGAGTCTTCGCTTTGAATTTCCCAACGCCTTTATAGTAACCATTTTTAGCTCCACCTTTCAGCCAGAAGGAATTGACGCATTTGCCTATTTCTATCCTCTGCCCCATTTCTTCGAATGGTGCTTCATGAATACAGGATATTCTGCAAATTTGGTGGTCGATTTCGATGGAATACTTTGCCATGAATATGAAAAGATCAATTATAGTGAGGAGGAATTCAATGAATATATTAAGAATGCGCCTCCGCTTTATCTTCCTCGAAGATTTCCTGTGATTATCCTTACAGCAAGACACAGTGGAAATATTGGAAACAGTCTTTTATGGTTAGACAAAAATAACGTAAAATTTTTAGAGCTTCACTTTTGGAATGGAGATCCTGATGCACGATGGAAGACACCATCCACAATCGCTGAATGGAAGGCGCAAAAACTAAAAAGCATTGCTGCAAGGAGGCATGTAAATTTCTATGTAGAATCATCTCCTAATATTGCTCAGAATGTAGCATATTTGACGGGAATTCCTACGATTTGCCCTTTAGCCAAAATGGTATTTGGTTGGTCGTCAGATAAGTTAAAAGATATTATTTGGTACAAAAAGGAGAATGAAAAAACATGCCAAGAATCACATGCAAAGCAGGTCAAGCTATTAAATTGATCAATTCCAAAAACCAACAAATTACCCTTTACATTTTGAAGACAGGAGGGAAATATACCCGAATTGGAGTGGACGCGCCGATGGAAGTTAAGATCCTTCGACGGCCTGAAGACCCTCAGTTTGTAAAGGAGGAGAAAAATGCTGGTTCTATGGAGAAAGTCCGGTAGTCCAATAATTATCGATGATATCGTCGTTACTCCATATTTTGACAACCAGACGTATGAACTAGAGATTGTCTCAGAGACTCCTGTTGCGATTAAAGAAATTGTGGATAATGCTTGTCTCTATCGCGATATTATTCGTATCTTTCGCGGTAGGGCTTTTGTTATTGATGATTGTCTTTTCCGAGTTGTGGACTGCAATCCCAAAGAAGTAATTTTCGATATCAGCAATACACGAGATTATGTTGTATTCGTCGAACAATTCAAACGCAGAGGTCCTCGTAGCGGCTTCTGATTTCCATTTTCCCTTCCATTGCAAAATAGCAGTGCAAAAATTCCTCAAACTCATTAAGGATATGAAGCCGCAATATATTGCACTGCTAGGAGACGTGGTCGATTTCTATTCATTAAGCCGCTTTCGCAAGGATCCACAAAAGCTATTTCTCATCAAAAAAGAGATTGAAGCTGTAAGAAGCTTTTTGGAACAAGTTCGATCATCCTGTGAGGATGGTCGAATTCTTTATTTTCAGGGAAATCATGAAGAGCGAATGTATAAATTTATCTGCGATCACGCCCCGCAGATTTTCCCATTAAGCGAGGAATTTTTGAGACCAGAGACAATTTTGGATTTGGATCGATTGAAGATTGAGTATATTAATAGAGATACCGGTCTCAAAATAGGTCCTTTCCAATTGTTGCATGGCAATTTAATTAGAAAGGACCCAGGAAAGACTGCTTTGGAAATAATACAGCGATGTCGAAAGAATGTCATTGTCGGACATTCGCATCGACTGGCACAGATCCATCTTACAATTGACGATACGACTTATACGGGAATCGAATGCGGTTGCATGACTGATCCGCGATTTCATGACTATTTGTATTATCCTTATCCCAATTGGACGAAAGGATGTGTCGTCGTTCATTTTAGGAACCAAAATATTCTCAATACTTCACTTGTTCGATTTTGATTATGTCGGCAAAGAATCGTTTTGGTAGCTTTGCACAACTTGTATATAGATGTCTTGCTCCGCCATTTGACAAATGGAGCAAGCTTTCCATAAAGAATGGTTTAGCGAAGCTGCTTGTTACAACACAAGAAAGATTTTGCATTCTCAACATCGGTCAAGTATTTC belongs to candidate division WOR-3 bacterium and includes:
- a CDS encoding phosphoribosyltransferase — translated: MDAYLGTIEDFRFITTDFLTNAALSFASSLFVKEPDFDAVIGIARSGLIPASVIACHFNLPLFSFNTRDKKLQYLSGGLRAPENPKIKKPLVVEDSYAHGYSASLIQSLRFEFPNAFIVTIFSSTFQPEGIDAFAYFYPLPHFFEWCFMNTGYSANLVVDFDGILCHEYEKINYSEEEFNEYIKNAPPLYLPRRFPVIILTARHSGNIGNSLLWLDKNNVKFLELHFWNGDPDARWKTPSTIAEWKAQKLKSIAARRHVNFYVESSPNIAQNVAYLTGIPTICPLAKMVFGWSSDKLKDIIWYKKENEKTCQESHAKQVKLLN